The nucleotide sequence GAGGGCGTTATGAAGATCCTTTTAGCTATTAGACCTCATTAGACCTCTTGCATAATTAATTTTAGAGTTCCCTAACTATTATTTTTTTTAGACTTACCTAAATTTTGACTTTTGTCGTGATCACTTTTATTTTTTTTAATGAAAAATAAGTCAACCTTAGAATTAGGAGATTTTCAAACCCCTCAAGCTTTAGCCCTTCAAGTTACTAAGGTGGTTCAACAAATTGGATTAATCCCTCAGTCAATCATTGAACCGACTTGTGGAAAAGGCGCTTTTATTTTAGCCGCCATCCAAATATTTAATAATCTCAAAAAAATTATCGGTGTTGAGATAAACCCAAATTATTTAAAACAAATAAGCTTGAATGAAAACTCTAAAAATATTCAACTGATCAACGATAATTTTTTTAATTTAAATTGGAACGAAATTATCAATGGCTTACCTGAGCCAATTTTAATTATCGGGAATCCTCCTTGGGTAACCAGTGCTGAACTCGGAAAACTAGAGAGTTTTAACCTGCCTAAAAAATCTAATTTTCAAGCTCAAAAAGGATTAGATGCTCTCACGGGTAAAAGTAATTTTGATATATCAGAATCGATGATTTTACAACATCTAGAATGGCTCAAACAGCGACGAGGAACCATTGCTATGTTATGTAAAACGGCTGTGGCCCGTAAGGTGTTAATCTATGGCTGGAAGCATCATTATCCTATTAAACAAGCTTGGATATATCAAATTAATGCTTTAAAATATTTTAATGCCGCCGTTGATGCTGGTTTATTGGTTTTAAACCTTGAACCTGAACCAGCCGCTAAAAAATGTTTTTGGTTTGAAAACTTATCAGACTCCCTACCTAAAAATATTTTAGAGTATGAGCAAAATATTTTGGTGGCTGATAGTCAAAATTATCATCAATATAAACATTTATATGGGGTAGATAAAAACTATATTTGGCGTTCCGGCATCAAACATGACTGCGCTTCCATCATGGAACTCGAAAAAACTGCCCAAGGATATCAAAACCGAGCGGGAGTTCACCTATCTCTAGAAGAGAATTATATTTATCCTTTGTTAAAAAGTTCAGATTTAGGAAATGAACGAATTAGTCAATGTAAAAAATACGTTTTAGTCACTCAAAAATATATAGGAGAAGACACAAAAAACCTTGAAAAAAATGCGCCGAAAATCTGGAAGTATTTGCAAGCTAATCGAGAAGCATTTGCTAAACGGAAAAGCTCCATTTATAAAAACCACCCGAGATTTTCAATTTTTGGAGTGGGTAATTATACCTTTTCTCCTTGGAAAGTTGCCATTTCTGGATTGTATAAACAATTAAACTTTATGAGTATTGGCCCTAGGGAAGGAAAGCCGGTTATTTTTGATGATACTATTACTTTTTTAAATTGTTATTCCGAAAAAGAATCTAGATTTATTGCCGAAATTCTCAATTCAGAAGCGGCTCAATTATTTTTAAAATCAATGATTTTTTGGCGTGATAAGCGTCCCATTACTATTAATCTTTTAAAACGTCTTAATCTTCAGACATTGGCCAAAGAACTCGGCAGAGAAAAAGAATATTTATTGTATCTTCAAAAAAGAGAAAAAAACTAGATCTATTGTAAGTAGTCGGACATAAATAAAGCACTCTATATAAAGAATTGTAAAATGGCTACAATTACCCCACACCCGACACCCGACACCCGACACCCTAACCTCACAGTTAACTTGATTTTTGTCCAGGTACTTATTCCCCCAACAGCCGCCTCAAGGAAGCAAACCAAGGAATATAAGTTGCGCTATCTCTAGCTAATATTGTAAAGTGACTGATCATTAAAAATATCTAAATTTTTTTCAAACAGTGTATCTTGCTGTAATTGCTTTTGGTTCTAACGATAACGCTAAATCCAACTTAGTCAAGGGATTAAAGACTCTAGCCCAAAAAGTACGGATTTTAGCCCTGTCTCCAGTTTATGAAAACCCCGCCATTGGTCATCACACTAGCCCTCCCTATCTCAATGGTGCTTGTTTAATAGAAACAAATTTACCCCCCCTCAAGCTTTACGAGCAGGTTTTACGCCCGACAGAAGACGAATTAGGCCGCATTCGCGCAAAATCTGGGAAAGCCAAATGTTCCATCGACTTAGATCTAGTTCTCTATGAGCAAGAAATCTTACAATTACCTAAGCTACAATTGCCAGCACCGGATATTTTACGTTATGCCTATGTAGCAGTACCTCTAAGCTTTCTCGTTCCTGATTGGATTCACCCCCTAACTCAAGAAACAATGGCTCAAATCGGCAATCGGTTTTCTCAAGAAAAAGCAAGTTTTTATCATCATACAGAGGTTAACGCCGCTATCGCTAGTGAGATCTTTACCCCAACCTCCTCAACCCGACAACCCTTGTATTGGCAAAAGCTGCCCCTCAACAAACGTAGCGGCTCACAAGTTTTTGAAACCTTATTTCTTCATCCTCAAGATAAAATTCACAAGATAGCGACCCTTCTAGAAAGTCCCGGCAATTCAAATAGTTCCCAGTTAGCTCGATATTCCATTTGTGCCGGTTCGCCTCGGGTAATTAACGGTCAACCTCAAGTCTGGACTCCCGCAGTGGGAGATATTCTGCCTTTCTTGCGGCGTTTGCTCGATTCTGCTCACCACAATACCAGTCTACCCGCTATAGTCCCGCCGGAACTGCCTTTTAGCGGTGGTTGGTTAGGATGGCTTGGCTATGACTTAGCCACAGAAATTGAACAATTACCCGAATATAAAGCAGATCCTCTGCCTTTTCCTATAGCTTACTGGTATGAACCAGACTCTTTTGCGGTTTTAGACCATCAGCAGCAAATACTCTGGTTAGCGGCTAGTGATTCCCCTCAACTCGAGGTGATGGAAAAGCGGCTAGAGAAAGCGGCTCAAAAAATAGAAGACCCTCGCCTAAACCTTTGTTCTACTCATCCGGTGACTCCTATTTTTCAGATGAATCAACAAGAGTATATAGCGGCGGTACAGAAAGCGAAAAAATATATTCAAGCGGGCGATATTTTTCAGGCTAATTTATCACTAAGGTTTGAGGCCCATACAGTTTTTGATAGTTGGTCAATCTATCGAGCATTACAGAAGATTAACCCCTCTCCTTTTGCGAGTTATTGGCAAACACCTTGGGGAGCGATGATAAGCTGTTCTCCTGAACGATTAATACAGCGAACAGGACAGCAGGTTCAGACTCGGCCCATTGCAGGAACGCGAGCGCGGGGCGTTACTCCTACGGAAGATGAACAGTTAGCCGAAGAGTTAATTGCCAATATTAAAGAAAGAGCAGAACACATCATGCTCGTTGATTTGGAACGCAATGATTTAGGTAGAGTGTGTCAGTGGGGAACGGTAAAAGTGGATGAACTTTTGACCATTGAGCGTTATAGTCATGTCATGCACTTGGTTAGTAATGTAGTGGGTACTCTACACCCGAATTCGGACACAGTAGACTTGATTAGAGGGGTATTTCCTGGCGGGACGATTACCGGTTGTCCTAAAGTTCGTTGTATGGAAATAATTGAAGAACTTGAACCGGTAAAGCGTAATTTATTTTATGGTTCCTGTGGTTATCTTGATTGGCGTGGAAATTTGGATTTAAATATTTTGATTCGGACTCTACTTTATAGTGATCTCAAAGATTGCTCAGGGGCAATAGTTTGGGGACAAGTGGGTGCAGGAATTGTGGCAGATAGTGACCCCGAAAAAGAATGGTATGAGTCTCTACATAAAGCACAAGCTCAACTGAATGCTTTAAATTTGGCTGAAATCTTTTACCATTCAACATTCTAGCCTTATTAAGAATGAGGGGGTTTTTGCTTAGACCAATCTCGCCAAGCTTTAGAACTACGAATAGCGATCCATAAGAGTAAAAGCGCAATTAATCCCCCATTTTCAGGCGCTTTAAAGGCAAAAAGCACCAAAAAAACACAGAGAATATCCTCTAAACACACAACCCAGATCGGAATTCCCCGCAGACGAAAAAACCACCCCGCTTGCACCAGTTGTAACAATAAAGCAAAAAGACCTCCTACCATCCCAAGCACCCACAGAGGTCTAAACTCTAGTTCAAGGATATGGGCAACGCTAAGACTCATTAAAGCCCCTACCATAGGACTAAACAGAACCTCAACAACTTGAAGAACCCGTTGTCCTAATAAATATTTTGAGCCAAATAACTCAAACAGTGACCAACTGATGAGTATGGTTAATAAAACCCGAGGATTAATCTGAGACAGCAAGGGCAGTTGATTCCACATTTGGCTATGCAACAGGCCAATAATCAACAAAGGCAAGGCAATTCTCATCCCTGCCGCAGCAGATGCTGAAAGAGCAGCTAAAAGTCCTATAATCATGACCTTGTTGCCAGCGAGAGTTTTCTCTAGTTTACTTGATGCACCGATATCACTATCAGTAGAGAGACAGTACATATACATAATTAATAAAAATAAACTGTAACAATTTATACCAAAAAATATGTTTAAATAAAAATAGAACTAATCGAGAATTAATCAACGGGGATCACGAAAAACCAAAGGAGAAATGAGGATATGGATAAGCCGCTATTAGCCGATGCCAGCACTAGATTAGAATCAGCTTTAAAATATGTGTCTATTTCCGAGGATGCCATAGAACGTTTGAAATATCCGAAGGCAAGTTTAAGCGTTTCTATTCCGGTGCGGATGGATGATGGATCACTGCGAATTTTTCAGGGCTATCGGGTACGCTACGATGATACGAGAGGCCCAGGTAAGGGAGGGGTTCGCTATCATCCTAACGTCAACATTGATGAGGTGCAATCTCTGGCTTTTTGGATGACATTTAAATGTGCTTTATTAAATTTACCCTTTGGGGGAGCAAAAGGCGGCGTTACGGTTAACCCGAAAGAGCTATCAAAACATGAGTTAGAACGCTTGAGTCGGGGATATATAGAAGCCATTGCCGATTTTATCGGGCCTGATGTAGATATCTTAGCACCGGATGTTTATACTAATGCGATGATTATGGGTTGGATGATGGATCAGTATAGCATCATCACTCGTAAGATTTCGCCCGCAGTGGTGACCGGTAAACCTTTGACGATGGGAGGAAGTCAGGGACGAGATGCCGCCACCGGCCGAGGAGCTTATTATGTTATTCAAGCCATGTTAGGGCGCTTTGATCTTGAGCCGGCTCATACAACTATTGCTGTTCAAGGGTTTGGTAATGCTGGCGGTGTAGTGGCAGAATTATTATCTAAAGCCGGCTATAAAGTCGTGGCGGTGAGTGATTCGGGTGGGGGTATTTATTCGGAAAAAGGCTTAGATATTCCCAGTATTCGCCGTTATAAACAGGAACAACGAGGCATAAAAGCGATTTATTGTCAAGATACGGTGTGCAATATTGAGGAACATCAGTTAATTACCAATGAGGAATTATTAAGTTTAGATGTAGATGTTTTGATTCCGGCGGCGTTAGAAAATCAAATTACTCAGACCAATGCGGCTGATGTAAAAGCTAAGTATATTTTTGAAGTGGCGAATGGTCCGATTACTTCGGCGGCTGATCAAATTTTAGAGCAAAAAGGCATTTATGTATTCCCGGATATTTTAGTTAATGCCGGTGGGGTAACGGTAAGTTATTTTGAGTGGGTGCAAAACCGGAATGGTCTTTACTGGACTTTAAAGGAAGTGCATGAGAGACTCAAAGAAAACATGGTCACCGAAGCAGAAAAAGTTTGGTCAGTTGCTCAAGAATTTGGGGTTTCGTTGCGGACTGCGGCGTATGTTCATGCTTTGAACCGTCTCGGTGAAGCGCTTGATGCTAAAGGGACACGAGATTATTATATTAACGGTACCATTGGCTGATTCCTTTAATAAGGGGGGGGGAAAATTTTTTCTTCTTGTAGGGTGGGTTAGCGGCAGCGTAACCCACCATTATTTATCTTGATTAGGGCAGCGTAACCCACCATTATTTATCTTGATTAGGGCAGCGTAACCCACCATTATTTATCTTGATTAGAGCAGCGTAACCCACCATTATTTATCTTGATTAGAGCAGCGTAACCCACCATTATTTATCTTGATTAGGGCAGCGTAACCCACCATTATCTATCTTAATAAGCTACAATAACTAACAAAATCCCTATATTTTGCTGTTGGGATGGGTTTAACTAATGGGATAGAGTTTCAGGATTATTTACAAGCACTCTCCTCTACTCGCTTCGAGAATTGGTGGGGATATTTTATTCATACCCATGCGGCAGAACAAGTCCCCATGAAACCGGTTCCCTCTGAGTCATACTTTGAATTTGACTTAATGGTAGAGTTGGTACAACCCCCACCAAAAGACCCTCGACAGCAACCCCAGAAAACAGAAACACACCCTGTCTTAGAAGGTATCCGAAAATATGCCCCAGATCATGTGTTATTGATAGGGCGATCCGGTTCAGGAAAAACAACCGCTTTACAACGATTATTAATAGAAGAAGCTAATAATGCTTTGACCTCTCCCCCTACCCCTCTCCTACAAGGCGAGGGGAGCAATACTTCTGACTTATCAAGGGGGGCAAGGGGGGATCTCGATAATGTTAGATTGACCTCTCCCCCAAATCATCTCCTAAAAGGCGAGGGGAGCAATACTTCTGACTTATCAAGGGGGGCCGGGGGGGATCTCGATAATGTTAGATTGACCTCTCCCCCAACCCCTCTCCTAAAAGGCGAGGGGA is from Gloeothece verrucosa PCC 7822 and encodes:
- a CDS encoding N-6 DNA methylase encodes the protein MKNKSTLELGDFQTPQALALQVTKVVQQIGLIPQSIIEPTCGKGAFILAAIQIFNNLKKIIGVEINPNYLKQISLNENSKNIQLINDNFFNLNWNEIINGLPEPILIIGNPPWVTSAELGKLESFNLPKKSNFQAQKGLDALTGKSNFDISESMILQHLEWLKQRRGTIAMLCKTAVARKVLIYGWKHHYPIKQAWIYQINALKYFNAAVDAGLLVLNLEPEPAAKKCFWFENLSDSLPKNILEYEQNILVADSQNYHQYKHLYGVDKNYIWRSGIKHDCASIMELEKTAQGYQNRAGVHLSLEENYIYPLLKSSDLGNERISQCKKYVLVTQKYIGEDTKNLEKNAPKIWKYLQANREAFAKRKSSIYKNHPRFSIFGVGNYTFSPWKVAISGLYKQLNFMSIGPREGKPVIFDDTITFLNCYSEKESRFIAEILNSEAAQLFLKSMIFWRDKRPITINLLKRLNLQTLAKELGREKEYLLYLQKREKN
- a CDS encoding anthranilate synthase component I, whose translation is MAQIGNRFSQEKASFYHHTEVNAAIASEIFTPTSSTRQPLYWQKLPLNKRSGSQVFETLFLHPQDKIHKIATLLESPGNSNSSQLARYSICAGSPRVINGQPQVWTPAVGDILPFLRRLLDSAHHNTSLPAIVPPELPFSGGWLGWLGYDLATEIEQLPEYKADPLPFPIAYWYEPDSFAVLDHQQQILWLAASDSPQLEVMEKRLEKAAQKIEDPRLNLCSTHPVTPIFQMNQQEYIAAVQKAKKYIQAGDIFQANLSLRFEAHTVFDSWSIYRALQKINPSPFASYWQTPWGAMISCSPERLIQRTGQQVQTRPIAGTRARGVTPTEDEQLAEELIANIKERAEHIMLVDLERNDLGRVCQWGTVKVDELLTIERYSHVMHLVSNVVGTLHPNSDTVDLIRGVFPGGTITGCPKVRCMEIIEELEPVKRNLFYGSCGYLDWRGNLDLNILIRTLLYSDLKDCSGAIVWGQVGAGIVADSDPEKEWYESLHKAQAQLNALNLAEIFYHSTF
- a CDS encoding DUF4126 domain-containing protein — encoded protein: MIIGLLAALSASAAAGMRIALPLLIIGLLHSQMWNQLPLLSQINPRVLLTILISWSLFELFGSKYLLGQRVLQVVEVLFSPMVGALMSLSVAHILELEFRPLWVLGMVGGLFALLLQLVQAGWFFRLRGIPIWVVCLEDILCVFLVLFAFKAPENGGLIALLLLWIAIRSSKAWRDWSKQKPPHS
- a CDS encoding Glu/Leu/Phe/Val family dehydrogenase codes for the protein MDKPLLADASTRLESALKYVSISEDAIERLKYPKASLSVSIPVRMDDGSLRIFQGYRVRYDDTRGPGKGGVRYHPNVNIDEVQSLAFWMTFKCALLNLPFGGAKGGVTVNPKELSKHELERLSRGYIEAIADFIGPDVDILAPDVYTNAMIMGWMMDQYSIITRKISPAVVTGKPLTMGGSQGRDAATGRGAYYVIQAMLGRFDLEPAHTTIAVQGFGNAGGVVAELLSKAGYKVVAVSDSGGGIYSEKGLDIPSIRRYKQEQRGIKAIYCQDTVCNIEEHQLITNEELLSLDVDVLIPAALENQITQTNAADVKAKYIFEVANGPITSAADQILEQKGIYVFPDILVNAGGVTVSYFEWVQNRNGLYWTLKEVHERLKENMVTEAEKVWSVAQEFGVSLRTAAYVHALNRLGEALDAKGTRDYYINGTIG